The Erigeron canadensis isolate Cc75 chromosome 4, C_canadensis_v1, whole genome shotgun sequence genome window below encodes:
- the LOC122597777 gene encoding E3 ubiquitin-protein ligase AIRP2-like: protein MYQKQSHTNSSLFRESIEALEDHIRHANTLAAALPPDNEGDSVQMKLSYSTFAPFLLYLIDWMDFSCTDTLPSYLGLLHILVYKVYVNGMQTMSSQERRATLREFYAVIYPSLKQLDGYLIELKDVDDNKKICCKDVDREDECGICMETSDKMALPNCGHSMCIGCFRDWNMRSKSCPFCRGSLKKVQSGDLWVLTSESDSVDLITLAKENLRCFYLYIESLPFVMPDTHFLLYEYLI, encoded by the exons ATGTATCAAAAACAATCTCACACAAATAGTTCTCTTTTTAGAGAATCCATTGAAGCCCTTGAGGATCATATCCGCCATGCCAATACCCT TGCAGCTGCTTTACCTCCAGACAATGAGGGGGATTCTGTGCAAATGAAATTATCTTATAGCACGTTTGCTCCATTCTTGCTTTACTTAATTGACTGGATGGACTTTAGCTGTACAGATACACTTCCTAGTTATCTTGGTCTTCTTCATATACTTGTATACAAG GTTTATGTGAATGGTATGCAAACAATGTCATCTCAAGAAAGAAGAGCTACCCTGAGAGAATTTTATG CTGTTATATACCCTTCGCTTAAACAACTCGATGGATACTTGATTGAATTGAAGGATGTTGACGATAACAAGAAAATCTGTTGTAAAGATGTTGATAGAGAGGATGAATGTGGGATATGTATGGAAACTAGCGATAAAATGGCTTTGCCTAATTGTGGTCACTCAATGTGTATCGGATGCTTTCGCGACTG GAACATGAGGTCCAAGTCATGCCCATTTTGTCGAGGAAGCTTAAAAAAGGTGCAATCTGGAGATTTATGGGTTTTGACCAGTGAAAGCGATTCAGTGGACCTGATCACATTGGCGAAAGAGAATCTAAGATGCTTCTATCTTTATATCGAGAGCTTGCCTTTTGTCATGCCTGACACCCATTTCTTGCTGTATGAGTATTTAATCTAA